CTGCCCAAAAAGTCAAAGAGGCAGGCGGACATATCCTGCGAGGAGGAGCTTTCAAGCCGCGTACTTCTCCTTATAGCTTCCAGGGGTTAGGGAAAGAAGGCTTGAAACTTTTGGCCAAGGCGCGCGAAGAAACGGGTCTTCCTGTTGTTACCGAGGCTCTGGGTATAGAAGAACTCGAACTGGTAGCGGAGTACGCAGATATTATTCAAATCGGTGCTCGCAACATGCAAAATTTCAGGTTGCTCGAGGCTGTAGGTAAACTTAGGAAACCAGTGCTTCTTAAGAGGGGAATGATGAGCACCATTGAGGAACTTCTCATGTCTGCGGAATATATTTTGGCTCAGGGTAATTATCAGGTAATTCTGTGTGAGCGAGGCATAAGGACTTTTGAGCCGTCTACCCGCAATACTCTTGATTTGAGCAGTGTACCTATTATTAAAAAACAGAGCCATCTTCCGGTGGTTGTTGATCCCAGCCATGGAACAGGCAGGAGCGACCTGGTGATACCAATGAGTCTTGCTGCTATTGTTGCTGGGGCTGATGGCTTGCTGGTGGAAGTTCACCCCAATCCCATAGAGGCACTTTCTGACGGCCCACAATCCATCAC
This portion of the Thermatribacter velox genome encodes:
- the aroF gene encoding 3-deoxy-7-phosphoheptulonate synthase is translated as MIIVLRSGASEQEIEEVARRLRIMGFGVHISRGVERTIIGAIGDERKANIEEKIGVLPFVEKVVPILTPYKLSSREFRGQDTVIEVGGVRIGGGKITIMAGPCAVESEEQIVYTAQKVKEAGGHILRGGAFKPRTSPYSFQGLGKEGLKLLAKAREETGLPVVTEALGIEELELVAEYADIIQIGARNMQNFRLLEAVGKLRKPVLLKRGMMSTIEELLMSAEYILAQGNYQVILCERGIRTFEPSTRNTLDLSSVPIIKKQSHLPVVVDPSHGTGRSDLVIPMSLAAIVAGADGLLVEVHPNPIEALSDGPQSITPEMFAELVNHLRRILPVLGKEL